A portion of the Bifidobacterium sp. ESL0800 genome contains these proteins:
- a CDS encoding endonuclease/exonuclease/phosphatase family protein, which translates to MSIALSVLLVIVSLWWALRFLPAGADGHGPLPYLIAFVRFLWIPSVIILAAALALQHWAVAVCAAIVTLLTGLFASPWYRVKNHYFARQIQARTQEQSQSQEQSQQHEPLEHPNGDGSFTVMTLNCRYGLADPQAIVDAIRGNDVSVLALQELTQDLVSALDKAGINELLPYRQLGRAQKSDNGGFNGIFSAAKPSAQTERTVDIAAADVPCCAIEGVTVYSAHPKSPMRGCSQWAKGIINLATLTSQTSSDSAYTPLDTSNGESLANSQMHRAKTAEQTDSPQPGPQSETARKPETVIMGDLNSNIDHPSFRELLDAGLCDAGLAASHAHAASFPQWLVWPRLELDHILTTSGIQSSQVRTLAIPGSDHFALLAQLRRI; encoded by the coding sequence ATGTCCATCGCACTGTCGGTGCTGCTCGTCATTGTCTCCCTGTGGTGGGCGTTGCGCTTTCTGCCGGCCGGCGCCGACGGGCACGGCCCGCTGCCGTATCTCATCGCGTTCGTCCGCTTTCTCTGGATACCGTCGGTGATCATTCTGGCGGCAGCGCTTGCACTCCAGCATTGGGCCGTCGCCGTCTGCGCCGCGATAGTAACCTTGCTCACCGGCCTGTTCGCCTCGCCTTGGTACAGAGTCAAGAATCATTATTTCGCCCGACAAATCCAAGCTCGAACGCAGGAGCAATCACAATCTCAGGAGCAATCACAGCAACACGAACCGCTGGAACACCCGAACGGCGACGGTTCCTTTACCGTCATGACGCTGAACTGCCGTTACGGTCTCGCCGACCCACAGGCCATCGTCGACGCTATACGCGGCAATGACGTATCCGTATTGGCCCTGCAGGAACTCACGCAAGACCTCGTCTCCGCGCTCGATAAGGCGGGCATCAACGAACTGCTCCCCTACCGTCAGCTCGGGCGTGCGCAGAAAAGCGACAACGGCGGCTTCAACGGCATTTTCTCGGCGGCCAAGCCGAGTGCACAAACCGAGCGCACCGTCGACATCGCCGCAGCCGACGTGCCGTGCTGTGCAATCGAGGGAGTGACCGTGTACAGCGCGCATCCCAAATCCCCGATGCGCGGCTGCAGTCAATGGGCCAAAGGCATCATCAATCTTGCAACGCTGACCTCCCAAACGTCCAGTGACAGCGCATACACGCCCCTGGACACAAGCAACGGCGAGAGCCTTGCAAACAGCCAAATGCACCGAGCCAAAACGGCGGAACAGACCGATAGCCCACAGCCCGGCCCGCAAAGCGAGACGGCGCGAAAGCCCGAAACCGTCATCATGGGCGACCTCAACTCCAACATCGACCACCCCAGCTTCCGAGAGCTGCTCGACGCGGGGCTGTGCGACGCGGGTCTCGCCGCCTCGCACGCCCACGCCGCGAGTTTCCCGCAATGGCTGGTTTGGCCACGCCTGGAACTTGACCATATCCTGACTACCTCAGGCATCCAATCGTCGCAGGTACGTACCCTGGCCATCCCCGGAAGCGATCATTTCGCACTGCTCGCCCAGCTACGCCGCATATAG
- the rsmD gene encoding 16S rRNA (guanine(966)-N(2))-methyltransferase RsmD, with amino-acid sequence MRVIAGRFKGFELAKAKPGTRPTTDRTKEAIFSKLEAWGILDGGRVLDLFAGTGALGIEALSRGADELVAVESAGPAASLIDKTLGNLKRNRSWGARTMKARVMRKRAERFAPGYDGPVFDVIFADPPYALTTEECNQLIADLAASPATDERTLIVFERSTRSDPLTLPEGWHTADQRDYGETAVYYIERE; translated from the coding sequence ATGCGTGTGATTGCGGGACGATTCAAAGGGTTCGAGCTGGCGAAGGCCAAGCCGGGCACCCGACCGACGACCGACCGGACCAAAGAGGCCATCTTCTCGAAACTCGAGGCCTGGGGGATACTCGACGGCGGGCGCGTGCTCGACCTCTTCGCCGGAACCGGTGCGCTGGGCATCGAGGCGCTTTCGCGAGGCGCCGACGAGCTGGTGGCCGTGGAATCGGCCGGCCCAGCCGCCTCGTTGATCGACAAGACGCTGGGCAATCTCAAGCGCAACCGGTCTTGGGGCGCCCGCACGATGAAGGCCCGTGTGATGCGCAAACGCGCCGAGCGCTTCGCCCCTGGCTACGACGGCCCGGTTTTCGACGTCATCTTCGCCGATCCGCCCTACGCCCTCACCACGGAGGAATGCAACCAGCTCATCGCCGACCTGGCCGCGTCCCCGGCCACAGACGAGCGCACGCTTATCGTTTTCGAGCGCTCCACCCGCTCCGACCCATTGACGCTTCCGGAAGGCTGGCACACCGCCGACCAGCGTGATTACGGCGAAACCGCGGTCTACTACATCGAGCGCGAGTAA
- the rpsP gene encoding 30S ribosomal protein S16, translating into MATKIRLKRMGKKFHAVYRIVIMDSRKKRDGKSIEEIGQYDPNQQPSLIKIDSERAQYWLGVGAQPSEPVLNLLKITGDWQKFKGLPGAEGTLKTAEAGPDAAARVEAAEADAQKRKAKQSEAKAKAEAEKAAEAAKADEAKADEAGAEEAAAEETEKAE; encoded by the coding sequence ATGGCTACCAAGATTCGTCTGAAGCGCATGGGCAAGAAGTTCCACGCTGTCTACCGCATCGTCATCATGGATTCGCGCAAGAAGCGTGATGGCAAGTCGATCGAGGAGATCGGACAGTATGATCCGAACCAGCAGCCTTCGCTGATCAAGATTGATTCTGAGCGCGCTCAGTATTGGCTCGGCGTCGGCGCGCAGCCGAGCGAACCTGTGCTGAACCTGCTGAAGATCACCGGTGACTGGCAGAAGTTCAAGGGTCTGCCGGGCGCCGAGGGCACGCTGAAGACCGCCGAAGCCGGCCCGGATGCCGCCGCTCGCGTCGAGGCCGCTGAGGCTGACGCGCAGAAGCGCAAGGCCAAGCAGTCCGAAGCCAAGGCTAAGGCCGAGGCCGAGAAGGCCGCCGAAGCCGCCAAGGCTGATGAGGCGAAGGCCGACGAGGCCGGTGCTGAAGAAGCTGCCGCCGAAGAGACCGAGAAGGCTGAGTAA
- a CDS encoding ADP-ribosylglycohydrolase family protein, which produces MEVGSDIWQDQALGALRGLSLGDAIGMPTQSMSHEWIGAAYGKVTGLVDAIADQPIAPGMAAGSVTDDTEQALLVAGLITQGRGHIDPACLAAKLLAWEDDMKRRGSLDLLGPSTKLALEQVRNGADISKTGRTGTTNGAAMRVAPVGIAHDAGRPSFADYVYESCRVTHNTVPGFQGALLVAAAVSFGVSGETPRISLDLALRLAENASYEKAAWSPKASVVARAKSAIKAAQSIGDDDEFVERLRLEFGTSVEADESVAVAFALAYRYAGEPLKALLTAANIGGDTDTIGAICGAMLGAALGADTFPEKLTGQVAAVSHLELAKSVKPLLRIRAYEAKETKQSVGRVAPGGPGTQRDTSETEPGRPGTQRNTSETEPGGPGTQRNTLQTDQKEVEHA; this is translated from the coding sequence ATGGAGGTCGGTTCAGATATCTGGCAAGACCAAGCGCTGGGGGCTTTGCGGGGGCTTTCGCTCGGTGACGCCATCGGTATGCCGACGCAGAGCATGAGCCACGAATGGATTGGGGCGGCCTACGGCAAGGTGACAGGGCTGGTGGACGCGATAGCCGACCAGCCGATCGCCCCCGGTATGGCCGCAGGCTCGGTGACCGACGATACCGAACAGGCGCTTCTGGTGGCGGGCCTTATCACGCAGGGACGCGGCCATATCGATCCCGCGTGTCTGGCTGCCAAGCTGTTGGCTTGGGAGGACGATATGAAACGTCGCGGTTCCCTCGATCTGCTTGGGCCTTCCACGAAACTGGCGCTAGAGCAGGTCAGGAACGGCGCGGATATCAGCAAGACCGGCCGCACGGGCACGACGAACGGCGCGGCGATGCGCGTGGCGCCGGTGGGTATCGCCCACGATGCGGGCCGGCCGTCGTTCGCCGATTACGTCTATGAATCCTGCCGGGTGACGCATAACACCGTTCCGGGTTTCCAAGGCGCGCTGTTGGTCGCCGCCGCCGTCAGCTTCGGCGTTTCCGGAGAAACGCCGCGAATCTCGCTGGATCTCGCGTTGAGGCTGGCCGAAAACGCCTCTTATGAGAAGGCCGCTTGGAGTCCGAAGGCCAGCGTCGTTGCACGTGCAAAATCCGCTATCAAGGCCGCGCAGAGTATCGGCGACGACGATGAGTTCGTCGAGCGGCTGCGCTTGGAATTCGGCACGTCGGTCGAAGCCGATGAGTCGGTTGCCGTGGCTTTCGCGCTGGCATATCGCTATGCAGGCGAACCGTTGAAGGCATTGCTTACCGCGGCCAATATCGGCGGGGACACCGACACGATCGGCGCCATTTGTGGAGCCATGCTCGGCGCTGCGCTCGGGGCGGACACGTTCCCGGAAAAGCTGACCGGGCAAGTCGCCGCCGTCTCGCATCTTGAGCTTGCGAAATCGGTGAAACCGTTGCTTCGGATCCGTGCGTACGAAGCAAAGGAAACGAAACAGTCCGTGGGCAGAGTAGCGCCGGGCGGGCCTGGAACGCAACGAGATACGTCTGAAACAGAGCCGGGTAGGCCCGGAACGCAACGGAATACGTCTGAAACAGAGCCGGGCGGGCCTGGAACGCAACGGAATACGCTGCAAACAGATCAGAAAGAGGTCGAACATGCGTGA
- a CDS encoding tRNA (guanine(37)-N(1))-methyltransferase produces MKIDIVSVFPEYFEALNVGLFGKAIERGLLDVKTHDLRDWTHDVHHSVDDTPVGGGAGMVMKPEVWAECLDDLLGMEPVDIADNDTAARPSTTITAKDDGHGKVSATSTSSDDIDKAINQSRSIDRDGIEPTNRLNLTANDETAGTIVDNITISSPATGTSAATVKNNPEDGSPAPSATQQEHSKPILIFPNPSAPLFTQRDATELSRAGHLLFGCGRYEGYDARIPRYYRAQGVDVREYSIGDYVLNGGEVAVSVMLEAITRLMPGFMGNPDSIVEESYTGSNALLEHYQYTKPAVWRGMGVPDVLTSGDHGKVDRFRRDEAIVHTDSLRPDLIEQLDCTALDKADRKTLMALGWEVSGPHPRKLDA; encoded by the coding sequence ATGAAAATCGATATCGTGTCCGTGTTTCCCGAATATTTCGAAGCCCTCAACGTCGGCCTGTTTGGCAAAGCCATCGAGCGCGGACTACTTGACGTGAAGACGCACGATCTGCGCGACTGGACCCACGATGTGCACCATTCCGTCGATGACACCCCGGTCGGCGGCGGCGCCGGCATGGTGATGAAGCCAGAGGTCTGGGCCGAATGCCTGGATGATCTGCTTGGGATGGAACCAGTTGATATCGCGGATAATGACACTGCGGCAAGACCATCCACCACCATCACGGCCAAAGATGATGGTCACGGAAAAGTATCGGCAACATCGACGAGCTCGGACGATATCGACAAGGCAATAAACCAATCCCGCTCGATCGATCGCGACGGAATTGAACCCACCAACAGATTGAATTTAACCGCAAACGACGAAACAGCGGGAACAATCGTAGACAACATCACGATATCGTCGCCGGCCACCGGAACCTCTGCCGCCACGGTTAAAAACAATCCGGAAGACGGCTCGCCGGCTCCGAGTGCGACACAGCAAGAACACAGCAAACCAATTCTTATTTTCCCGAACCCTTCGGCCCCGCTGTTCACACAGCGCGACGCGACCGAGCTTTCGCGGGCCGGGCACCTGCTCTTCGGTTGCGGACGCTACGAGGGTTATGACGCACGAATCCCCCGCTATTACCGGGCCCAGGGCGTCGACGTGCGCGAATACTCCATCGGCGACTACGTGCTGAACGGCGGCGAAGTGGCCGTCTCGGTAATGCTCGAGGCCATCACCCGCTTGATGCCCGGATTCATGGGCAATCCCGACTCCATCGTCGAGGAGTCCTACACCGGCTCGAACGCGCTTTTGGAACACTACCAGTACACGAAACCGGCCGTCTGGCGCGGCATGGGAGTGCCCGACGTGCTGACCAGCGGCGACCACGGCAAGGTCGACCGTTTCCGCCGTGACGAGGCCATCGTCCACACCGACAGCCTCCGCCCCGACCTCATCGAGCAACTCGACTGCACGGCGCTGGACAAGGCCGACCGCAAAACCCTGATGGCGCTGGGCTGGGAGGTCTCCGGCCCTCACCCACGTAAGCTAGATGCCTAA
- a CDS encoding ATP-dependent DNA helicase RecG, whose translation MSNTVTLNTPISSLIANKRRVSALKGLGVVSVGDALTYYPFRVTEPVPGRSIREAKAGMPMAFAAVVRFARVIPMGGRRGFRLEAVVDDGAFAASRQVAGSSCRLVFFSHKKQYMDWMSGRLHSGADVVLAGTPTEFNGQLQFTHPEVLTVMPEGANVFAGPAAMPGSVSAGELSFDDISNQADGSRNADAVAAGSGVLASHSQPTSNAQAAGSSASAGARSGVAGSARLSSAAAAARANVNVNALRFDASTAYEALQHVCRPRPVYHATSRISSEHIHESIVAMLDALRASGEAKLQETGGVEGGSVTRNIMSSTSVGDDDAVDNTVADDAVADNAGKADNIADNQAADSKSKTLALRAAIPDILPQDVIAEKHLMHRADAFAAIHDPQSTKAFHKALATLRYEEAFVSQVSVLQNRENARKAETFECEDSGLRSRFVDSLPFTLTGGQQDVIDTICEDMGRAYPMQRLLQGEVGSGKTVVALAAMLQAVGSGNQAVLVAPTQVLAEQHFETISGMVAKLADGGSGKSAKGADHDDGNGDVDGKKNNTDKSESDSSAIPVTLLTGGMKLAARRRALATAASGEPGIIIATHAAFSKMFQAPNLALVVIDEQHRFGVEQREILREKGEKTPHLLVMTATPIPRTAAMTWFGDLDISWLTELPGGRKPIRTFIVPEADGRTMGQMFVHIRRRIDAGERAYIVCPRIDADEAQNEASTGGSKAARSGRAEEENRDDFVEIDDYGDENGDGTPHEPKPPLHAVDEIADRLSSLPQFKGIAFATLTGRDDDETKRQVMADFESGKTPILVATTVIEVGVDVPQASCITIFDADRYGLSQLHQLRGRVGRGGTDSWAFLVSRGEPGSIAEQRLKVIEGSLDGAEIAQADLELRGAGDVLGDAQSGGKSGLKLLRVVKDAKIIADAREAAEVLLKRDPTLGDQPQLAGAVLDFTRGGESEILSN comes from the coding sequence ATGAGCAATACCGTCACCCTGAACACCCCGATTTCCTCGCTGATCGCCAACAAACGGCGGGTCAGTGCGCTCAAAGGGCTCGGGGTGGTGAGCGTGGGCGACGCGTTGACCTACTATCCGTTCCGTGTCACCGAGCCGGTGCCGGGGCGTTCCATCCGTGAGGCCAAGGCCGGCATGCCGATGGCGTTTGCGGCGGTGGTGCGCTTTGCGCGGGTCATCCCGATGGGTGGACGTAGGGGATTTCGGTTGGAAGCCGTCGTCGATGACGGTGCGTTCGCCGCGAGCCGGCAGGTGGCCGGGTCGAGTTGCCGGCTCGTCTTTTTCTCGCATAAAAAGCAGTATATGGACTGGATGAGCGGTCGTCTGCATTCCGGAGCCGACGTTGTGCTCGCCGGCACACCCACCGAATTCAACGGCCAGCTGCAATTCACCCACCCTGAAGTGCTTACGGTGATGCCGGAAGGTGCAAACGTTTTCGCTGGTCCGGCCGCGATGCCGGGTTCCGTAAGTGCTGGCGAACTTTCTTTCGATGATATTTCCAACCAAGCCGATGGAAGTCGAAATGCCGATGCCGTTGCTGCCGGCTCTGGCGTTTTAGCTTCGCATTCCCAGCCGACGTCGAACGCGCAGGCTGCCGGTTCGTCCGCTTCTGCTGGTGCGCGCTCAGGCGTTGCCGGCAGTGCACGTTTGTCTTCCGCCGCTGCGGCCGCGCGTGCCAATGTCAATGTCAATGCTCTGAGATTCGACGCCTCGACCGCCTACGAGGCCCTGCAGCACGTCTGCCGGCCGCGGCCGGTCTACCATGCCACTTCCCGCATTTCGAGCGAGCACATTCATGAGTCCATTGTTGCGATGCTCGATGCCTTGCGTGCCAGCGGTGAGGCGAAACTTCAGGAAACCGGCGGTGTCGAAGGTGGTTCTGTCACGCGTAATATTATGTCGTCGACAAGTGTGGGCGATGATGACGCTGTCGATAATACAGTGGCTGATGACGCCGTTGCCGATAACGCTGGCAAGGCTGATAACATTGCCGATAATCAAGCCGCCGATAGCAAGTCGAAAACCCTTGCCTTACGCGCTGCAATCCCCGATATTTTGCCGCAGGACGTCATCGCAGAAAAGCATTTGATGCACCGGGCCGACGCGTTCGCTGCCATCCACGACCCGCAGTCGACGAAAGCGTTCCATAAGGCGCTGGCGACGCTGCGCTATGAAGAGGCGTTCGTCTCGCAGGTCTCCGTGCTGCAGAACCGTGAAAACGCTCGCAAGGCCGAGACTTTCGAATGCGAGGATTCTGGGTTACGTAGCCGGTTCGTTGACTCGCTGCCGTTCACGCTCACCGGCGGCCAGCAAGACGTCATCGACACCATCTGCGAGGACATGGGCCGCGCGTATCCGATGCAGCGGCTGCTGCAGGGCGAGGTCGGCAGCGGCAAGACCGTGGTGGCGCTCGCAGCCATGCTGCAGGCCGTCGGGTCCGGCAATCAGGCCGTGTTGGTCGCGCCGACACAGGTGCTCGCCGAGCAGCATTTCGAAACTATCAGCGGTATGGTTGCCAAGCTTGCCGACGGCGGTTCCGGTAAGTCGGCAAAAGGCGCTGATCACGATGACGGCAACGGGGACGTCGATGGCAAGAAAAATAATACAGATAAATCTGAAAGCGATTCCTCGGCCATCCCGGTGACGCTGCTGACCGGAGGCATGAAACTGGCGGCCCGACGCAGAGCGCTCGCGACCGCGGCCAGCGGCGAGCCGGGCATCATCATCGCCACGCACGCCGCGTTCTCCAAGATGTTCCAGGCGCCGAACCTGGCGTTGGTGGTCATCGACGAACAGCATCGTTTCGGCGTCGAGCAGCGCGAGATATTGCGTGAGAAGGGCGAGAAGACGCCGCATCTGCTGGTGATGACGGCCACCCCGATTCCGCGCACCGCCGCGATGACGTGGTTCGGCGACCTCGATATTTCGTGGCTCACCGAGTTGCCTGGCGGTCGCAAGCCGATTCGCACGTTCATCGTGCCCGAGGCCGACGGGCGCACGATGGGCCAGATGTTCGTGCACATCCGCCGCCGCATCGACGCGGGGGAGCGGGCGTATATCGTCTGCCCGCGCATCGATGCCGACGAAGCGCAGAACGAAGCTTCAACGGGTGGCTCGAAGGCGGCAAGGTCTGGCCGTGCGGAGGAAGAAAACAGGGACGACTTCGTGGAGATTGACGATTATGGCGACGAAAACGGTGATGGCACGCCGCACGAGCCGAAACCGCCGCTGCACGCTGTCGATGAGATCGCAGACCGGCTTTCGAGCCTGCCGCAGTTCAAGGGCATCGCATTCGCGACACTGACCGGGCGTGACGACGATGAAACCAAGCGGCAGGTGATGGCCGATTTCGAGTCGGGCAAGACGCCGATTCTCGTCGCGACCACGGTCATCGAGGTGGGCGTGGACGTGCCGCAGGCGAGTTGCATCACTATTTTCGACGCCGACCGCTACGGCCTCTCCCAGCTGCACCAGCTGCGTGGACGCGTCGGCCGCGGCGGCACGGATTCCTGGGCGTTCCTCGTCTCGCGCGGCGAGCCGGGCAGCATCGCCGAGCAGCGGCTGAAGGTCATCGAAGGTTCGCTCGACGGCGCCGAAATCGCACAGGCCGACCTTGAGCTGCGCGGTGCCGGTGACGTGTTGGGTGACGCCCAGTCCGGCGGCAAGTCCGGCCTGAAGCTGCTGCGCGTGGTCAAGGATGCCAAGATCATCGCCGACGCACGAGAGGCTGCCGAAGTGCTGCTCAAGCGTGACCCGACGCTGGGCGACCAACCTCAACTTGCCGGTGCCGTCCTCGACTTCACCCGTGGCGGCGAGTCGGAGATCCTCAGCAACTGA
- a CDS encoding RNA-binding protein, whose translation MLAQAVEHLISNIVDFPDDVSVKSHENARGELLRVRVNPEDIGRVIGRSGRTANAIRSVVQALSDHKVRVDIMDVRR comes from the coding sequence ATGCTCGCGCAAGCTGTGGAACATCTCATTTCCAATATCGTCGACTTCCCCGATGATGTGTCGGTGAAGTCCCACGAAAACGCCCGCGGCGAACTGTTGCGGGTGCGTGTGAACCCTGAAGACATCGGACGCGTGATCGGCCGCTCCGGCCGCACCGCCAATGCCATCCGCTCTGTGGTGCAGGCTCTGTCCGACCACAAGGTGCGCGTCGACATCATGGATGTACGCCGGTGA
- a CDS encoding PfkB family carbohydrate kinase — MREPELLHLAQVCVDLTLSVDHLPERGGDIFATNQAMSAGGGYNVLYAARQMGARASYLGAVGTGPMADVARRALSSIGVGMDGAQLPDIDTGYSIAMTEPDGERTFVSTRGAETQVPEDSYENIELVAGDVVYLSGYSFCHKKNAEATRRFAAKNAGWSKGYVVFDTSPMIADIDDESLRSLRGLHPIWTMNERETAILCSRFGVDAGCGDRDYAGQCRSLARYFGDPVIVRVGALGAWYCDGRDDRKQDVIHIPALEVNAVDTNGAGDTHAGVLCAALLESDDIVQALKLANCAAALSTRHTGPATCPSRSEIEAAAKRLH; from the coding sequence ATGCGTGAACCTGAATTGCTTCATCTGGCTCAGGTGTGTGTGGACCTGACGCTGTCCGTCGATCATCTGCCCGAACGCGGGGGAGACATCTTCGCGACCAATCAGGCGATGAGCGCCGGCGGTGGTTACAACGTGCTATACGCCGCCCGGCAGATGGGGGCGCGTGCGTCGTATCTGGGTGCCGTCGGTACCGGTCCGATGGCGGATGTAGCTCGCAGGGCTTTGTCTTCGATCGGTGTCGGCATGGATGGGGCTCAATTGCCGGACATCGACACCGGTTACAGCATCGCGATGACCGAACCCGACGGCGAACGCACGTTTGTGTCGACCAGAGGCGCCGAGACGCAAGTGCCGGAAGATTCCTACGAGAATATCGAGCTTGTTGCCGGAGATGTGGTCTATCTGAGCGGATATTCGTTCTGCCATAAAAAGAACGCCGAGGCGACACGAAGGTTTGCCGCGAAAAACGCGGGATGGAGCAAGGGCTATGTCGTATTTGACACCAGCCCCATGATTGCCGATATCGACGATGAATCTTTGCGGAGTCTACGCGGTCTGCATCCGATATGGACGATGAATGAGCGCGAGACTGCGATTCTCTGTTCGCGTTTCGGCGTTGATGCGGGTTGTGGGGACAGGGATTACGCAGGGCAGTGCCGCTCGCTTGCCCGGTATTTCGGCGATCCCGTTATCGTGCGTGTCGGCGCTTTGGGCGCATGGTATTGCGATGGACGTGACGACCGCAAACAAGATGTCATACATATTCCGGCGCTAGAAGTCAATGCCGTGGATACGAACGGTGCCGGGGATACCCATGCAGGGGTCTTGTGTGCGGCTCTGCTTGAATCGGACGATATCGTCCAGGCATTGAAGCTTGCCAACTGTGCTGCTGCACTGTCGACAAGACATACGGGGCCGGCCACATGCCCGTCAAGGTCCGAAATCGAAGCGGCGGCAAAACGCCTGCATTAA
- the rimM gene encoding ribosome maturation factor RimM (Essential for efficient processing of 16S rRNA), with amino-acid sequence MSQQADPQQRELLRVCRIGRAQGLKGEVNVRTFTDEPERRFAAGSVLTTKDGERTYTVAHSRTFKDRWILHFEGVSNRDASEALNGLELYVEADDPEEMAEEDAWYPKDLIGLEARVVDNPANGISAAKAGQIIGKVVDVIDGPAQSLLKIRLTNPVIEQKDGSFSAASAPETDEEDNEKNINTALVPFVDELVPDIDLHSNRITIDPPIGLIPLL; translated from the coding sequence ATTTCGCAGCAGGCAGACCCTCAGCAGCGTGAACTGTTGAGGGTCTGCCGTATCGGGCGTGCGCAGGGGCTCAAAGGCGAAGTCAACGTTCGCACGTTTACCGACGAACCGGAACGCCGGTTTGCCGCCGGGTCGGTGTTGACCACCAAAGACGGCGAGCGAACCTACACCGTCGCCCACTCACGCACGTTCAAGGATCGATGGATTCTGCATTTCGAAGGCGTCAGCAACCGCGACGCTTCCGAGGCCCTGAACGGTTTGGAACTGTACGTCGAGGCCGACGATCCCGAGGAAATGGCCGAAGAGGACGCCTGGTATCCCAAGGACCTTATCGGACTCGAGGCACGCGTCGTGGACAATCCGGCCAACGGAATCAGTGCGGCAAAAGCCGGACAGATTATCGGCAAGGTCGTGGACGTCATCGATGGCCCTGCACAATCGCTGCTGAAAATACGCTTGACGAACCCCGTTATCGAGCAGAAAGACGGAAGTTTTAGTGCCGCATCAGCCCCCGAAACCGACGAGGAAGACAACGAGAAAAACATCAACACCGCTTTGGTCCCATTCGTCGATGAACTCGTGCCGGACATCGATCTTCATAGCAACCGCATCACCATCGATCCGCCAATCGGTCTGATTCCCCTGCTTTGA
- a CDS encoding DUF1778 domain-containing protein produces the protein MNDTQNADIQFNISVSKDQLALMKRAAALEERPVADWAADKLLEAADQSVEQEVTLQEVNEEFDKILATFEVPANV, from the coding sequence ATGAACGACACACAAAATGCAGACATTCAATTCAATATCTCCGTTAGCAAAGACCAGCTCGCACTTATGAAACGGGCTGCGGCACTTGAGGAGAGACCAGTTGCGGACTGGGCGGCGGACAAGCTGCTCGAGGCCGCCGACCAGAGCGTGGAGCAGGAGGTGACGCTTCAGGAGGTCAACGAGGAATTCGACAAGATCCTCGCGACTTTCGAGGTCCCCGCGAACGTCTGA